The following proteins come from a genomic window of Mycolicibacterium rufum:
- a CDS encoding ABC transporter ATP-binding protein/permease, producing MWVLTAFALSAVALAVVLVLIGRFTEWGRQFWRVTGGYFTGRASLKVWALVGLLLLSVIVSVRINVLLTYYVNDLFTALQIAFSQGAGRSSGIAGFWATMVVFAVLAGCYIVRLLLDMYLTQRFIMRWRIWLSRRFIDGWLGDLAYYRAQFAGRPIDNPDQRIQQDVDVFTTGVGGDTNNPIYNSGNTLLFGAVEAVLSVLSFGTILWRLSEPVTVGGVTLQRALFWIVLIYVLVATVVAFAIGRPLIRLSYLNELRNAGFRYALVRVRDGSAAIGLYRGEPAERSLLRGRLDAVMDNYRHWLHRMMLFFGWNVSMSQAINPLPWLVQAQGLFAQRISFGGVWQSSNAFGAIHDSLSFFRNAYDQFASYRAAIIRLDGLAEQNARAGTFTAVQVSDAADGGLTVAGVEVRRPDGTTLLHSLDLDVGRGESLVITGPSGIGKSVLLSSLAGLWPYATGRVRLPGGRDAVMFVPQLPYLPLGDLRAAVTYPRPPGEFDDTAIQRALLDVALSPLMIRLGDSQDWAKVLSVGEQQRIAFARVLLAEPSAVFLDESTSAMDEGLEQMLYRLLRERLPDTIVVSVSHRASVHPLHDQRLSLIGDGRWRLERLARTG from the coding sequence ATGTGGGTGCTCACCGCGTTCGCGCTCAGCGCGGTCGCCCTCGCAGTGGTGCTGGTGCTGATCGGGCGGTTCACCGAGTGGGGCCGGCAGTTCTGGCGGGTCACCGGCGGGTACTTCACCGGCCGCGCCAGCCTGAAGGTCTGGGCGCTGGTCGGGCTGCTGCTGTTGTCGGTGATCGTCTCGGTCCGCATCAACGTGCTGCTCACCTACTACGTCAACGACCTGTTCACCGCGCTGCAGATCGCGTTCTCCCAGGGCGCGGGACGTTCCAGCGGCATCGCCGGGTTCTGGGCCACGATGGTGGTGTTCGCCGTGCTCGCCGGCTGCTACATCGTGCGCCTGCTGCTCGACATGTACCTCACCCAGCGGTTCATCATGCGGTGGCGGATCTGGCTGAGCCGGCGGTTCATCGACGGCTGGCTGGGCGATCTGGCCTACTACCGCGCGCAGTTCGCGGGCCGCCCGATCGACAATCCCGACCAGCGCATCCAGCAGGACGTCGACGTGTTCACCACCGGGGTCGGCGGCGACACGAACAATCCGATCTACAACTCCGGCAACACGCTGCTGTTCGGCGCCGTCGAGGCGGTGCTGTCGGTGCTGTCGTTCGGCACGATCCTGTGGCGGCTGTCCGAGCCGGTCACCGTCGGCGGGGTGACGCTGCAGCGGGCGCTGTTCTGGATCGTGCTGATCTACGTGCTCGTCGCGACGGTCGTGGCGTTCGCGATCGGCCGGCCGCTGATCCGGCTGAGCTACCTCAACGAACTGCGCAACGCCGGGTTCCGGTACGCCCTGGTGCGGGTGCGCGACGGCAGCGCCGCGATCGGGCTGTACCGCGGCGAGCCCGCCGAACGCTCACTGCTGCGTGGGCGCCTGGACGCGGTGATGGACAACTACCGGCACTGGCTGCACAGGATGATGCTGTTCTTCGGGTGGAACGTGTCGATGAGCCAGGCCATCAACCCGCTTCCGTGGCTGGTGCAGGCCCAGGGTCTGTTCGCGCAGCGGATCTCGTTCGGCGGGGTGTGGCAGTCCTCCAACGCCTTCGGCGCGATCCACGACTCGCTGTCGTTCTTCCGCAATGCCTACGACCAGTTCGCGAGCTACCGCGCGGCGATCATCCGCCTCGACGGGCTGGCCGAGCAGAACGCCCGGGCGGGCACCTTCACCGCCGTGCAGGTGTCGGACGCCGCTGACGGTGGATTGACGGTCGCCGGGGTCGAGGTCCGCCGACCCGACGGCACGACGCTGCTGCACTCCCTCGATCTGGACGTCGGGCGCGGCGAGTCACTGGTGATCACCGGTCCGTCGGGCATCGGCAAGTCGGTGCTGCTGTCCAGCCTGGCCGGGCTGTGGCCGTACGCGACGGGACGGGTGCGGCTGCCCGGCGGCCGCGACGCGGTGATGTTCGTGCCGCAGCTGCCCTACCTGCCGCTCGGTGACCTGCGTGCCGCGGTCACCTATCCGCGCCCGCCCGGCGAGTTCGACGACACCGCGATCCAGCGGGCCCTGCTCGATGTGGCCCTGTCGCCCTTGATGATCCGGCTCGGCGACAGCCAGGACTGGGCAAAGGTCCTCTCGGTCGGCGAACAGCAGCGCATCGCGTTCGCCCGGGTGCTGCTCGCGGAGCCCAGCGCGGTGTTCCTCGATGAGTCGACCTCGGCGATGGACGAGGGCCTCGAGCAGATGCTCTATCGGCTGCTGCGCGAGCGGCTGCCCGACACGATCGTCGTCAGCGTCAGCCACCGCGCCAGCGTCCACCCCCTGCACGATCAGCGGCTCTCGCTGATCGGGGACGGGCGGTGGCGGCTGGAGCGACTCGCGCGGACGGGTTGA
- a CDS encoding ABC transporter ATP-binding protein/permease, translating into MFAPTLDWGSELWISLVWIAKGWAIAAVATLIVLALIGRFTTWGKQFWRISGAYFTGRDSIKVWLFLAILLLSVMINVRLDVLFTYQSNDLLTSFQVVVSGLTMDNEEVRQSGIDGFWSTIAIFSILAVLSITQLLLDMYLFQRFCLRWRAWLTDRMTGDWLDGRAYYRARFIDETIDNPDQRIQSDIDIFTATNGPLPNVPYYGSSSSLLFGAISAVVSVVSFTAILWELSGPLTLFGITLSHAIFWIGIVYVIFASVIAFWIGRPIIGLSFLNEKYNAAFRYALVRLRDASEAVAFYRGEVAERTGLRRLFAPVVANYRRYVNRSLRFNGWNWSMGQIIVPLPYLVQFPRFAAGEIPLGALNQSASAFGAIQSGLSFFRNAYDLFAGYRAAIIRLDGLVTADEQGRALPALDVAGCTGQNVTLENVEVRTPDGTQLVDPVNLRLEPGECLMITGKSGTGKTTLLRSLAQLWPFTSGRLTYPIDENETLFLSQMPYVPLGDLRAVVSYPSKTGDIEDDLLRTALQKVALPHLVDRLDEVQDWAKVLSPGEQQRIAFARILLTRPKAVFLDESTSALDEGLELTMYDLVRTELPDTILVSVSHRSSLQRHHTRELKLLGEGAWELGVIGGEPARV; encoded by the coding sequence ATGTTCGCCCCGACGCTGGACTGGGGCAGCGAGCTGTGGATCTCGCTCGTCTGGATCGCCAAGGGCTGGGCCATCGCGGCGGTGGCGACGCTGATCGTGCTGGCGCTGATCGGCCGGTTCACCACGTGGGGCAAGCAGTTCTGGCGCATCTCCGGCGCTTACTTCACCGGACGCGACAGCATCAAAGTGTGGCTGTTCCTGGCGATCCTGCTGCTGTCGGTGATGATCAACGTCCGACTCGACGTGCTGTTCACCTATCAGAGCAACGACCTGCTCACCAGCTTCCAGGTGGTGGTCTCCGGTCTGACGATGGACAACGAGGAGGTCCGTCAGTCGGGGATCGACGGCTTCTGGTCGACCATCGCGATCTTCTCGATCCTGGCGGTGCTGTCCATCACCCAGCTGCTGCTGGACATGTACCTGTTCCAGCGGTTCTGCCTGCGGTGGCGCGCCTGGCTGACCGACCGGATGACCGGGGACTGGCTCGACGGGCGTGCCTATTACCGCGCCCGGTTCATCGACGAGACCATCGACAACCCGGATCAGCGCATCCAGTCCGACATCGACATCTTCACCGCGACCAACGGCCCGCTACCCAACGTGCCGTACTACGGATCGTCGAGTTCCCTTCTGTTCGGCGCGATCTCGGCGGTGGTGTCGGTGGTGTCGTTCACCGCGATCCTGTGGGAGCTGTCCGGCCCGCTGACGCTGTTCGGCATCACGCTGTCGCACGCGATCTTCTGGATCGGCATCGTGTACGTCATCTTCGCCTCGGTGATCGCGTTCTGGATCGGCCGGCCGATCATCGGCCTGTCGTTCCTCAATGAGAAGTACAACGCCGCGTTCCGCTACGCGCTGGTGCGGCTGCGCGACGCGTCGGAGGCCGTGGCGTTCTACCGCGGCGAGGTCGCCGAGCGCACCGGCCTGCGCCGGCTGTTCGCCCCGGTCGTCGCCAACTACCGCCGCTACGTGAACCGGTCGCTGCGGTTCAACGGCTGGAACTGGTCGATGGGCCAGATCATCGTGCCGCTGCCCTATCTGGTGCAGTTCCCCCGCTTCGCCGCCGGGGAGATCCCGCTCGGCGCGCTCAACCAGTCGGCGTCGGCGTTCGGCGCGATCCAGTCCGGGCTGTCGTTCTTCCGGAACGCCTACGATCTGTTCGCCGGTTACCGCGCGGCGATCATCCGTCTCGACGGGCTGGTCACCGCCGACGAGCAGGGTCGCGCGCTGCCCGCCCTCGATGTGGCGGGCTGCACCGGCCAGAACGTCACGCTCGAGAACGTCGAGGTCCGCACCCCGGACGGCACGCAGCTGGTCGACCCGGTCAACCTGCGCCTGGAGCCGGGCGAGTGCCTGATGATCACGGGCAAGTCCGGCACCGGCAAGACCACGCTGCTGCGCAGCCTCGCGCAGCTGTGGCCCTTCACCTCGGGCCGATTGACGTATCCGATCGACGAGAACGAGACGCTGTTCCTGTCGCAGATGCCCTATGTCCCGCTGGGCGATCTGCGCGCCGTGGTGTCGTACCCGAGCAAGACCGGGGACATCGAGGACGACCTGCTGCGCACGGCGCTGCAGAAGGTCGCGCTGCCGCACCTCGTCGACCGTCTCGACGAGGTGCAGGACTGGGCCAAGGTGCTCTCCCCGGGTGAGCAGCAGCGCATCGCGTTCGCCCGGATTCTGCTGACCCGCCCGAAGGCGGTGTTCCTCGACGAGTCCACCTCTGCGCTCGACGAGGGTCTGGAGCTGACGATGTACGACCTGGTCCGCACCGAACTGCCGGACACGATCCTGGTCAGCGTCAGTCACCGCAGCAGTCTGCAGCGGCATCACACCCGCGAGCTGAAGCTGCTCGGCGAGGGTGCGTGGGAGCTGGGCGTGATCGGCGGGGAGCCCGCGCGGGTCTAG